A DNA window from Luteolibacter luteus contains the following coding sequences:
- the nrdR gene encoding transcriptional regulator NrdR — protein MRCVQCGSFKDKVLDSRMSKDGTTIRRRRECLGCTYRYTTYEQIERTELRVVKRDGTREAIHREKIISGMIKACEKRPVSMDRLDRAVEEILTELHQDHLSEVPSSVIGAKVMDKLHQIDPVAYVRYVSVYRQFEDVGEFIREIQALERRPSRDPMQRRLFKD, from the coding sequence ATGCGGTGTGTTCAATGCGGCTCATTCAAGGACAAGGTGCTCGACTCCCGGATGTCGAAGGATGGCACCACGATCCGCCGCCGCCGCGAATGCTTGGGCTGCACGTACCGCTACACCACCTACGAACAGATCGAGCGCACCGAGCTGCGGGTGGTGAAGCGCGATGGCACCCGCGAAGCCATCCACCGCGAGAAGATCATCAGCGGCATGATCAAGGCCTGCGAAAAGCGGCCCGTCTCGATGGACCGCCTCGACCGCGCGGTGGAAGAAATCCTGACCGAACTCCATCAGGATCATCTGTCGGAAGTCCCTTCCTCCGTCATTGGCGCCAAGGTGATGGACAAGCTCCATCAGATCGATCCTGTCGCCTACGTCCGCTACGTCTCGGTCTATCGCCAGTTCGAAGACGTGGGTGAATTCATCCGTGAGATTCAAGCCTTGGAACGCCGCCCCTCCCGCGACCCCATGCAACGCCGCCTTTTCAAAGACTAA
- a CDS encoding beta strand repeat-containing protein: protein MTTTRSALITTALIAFAQVAPAAEIPAGLTWLPSDPLDITLSGNKAYDLWLNLAGSANMSRQAPFIMGGIDYGLLPYNINGYAGGGMFPGMTMWAPYASQFGTSTTAGQLIKTANGTGGGPYPANSSMYFGGASPQSNVNGGSLAAKGHAIPAVKTVTFQFSIGEAYGYSLWDADGDGIGANDMPKLKVFNASGELITTLAPNYAEVIKKAYNGSMEMPPGSGLDEDIYINTFGLQWNLAVVEQEIASFQVDWTGVQHAQLWSLRLDQSDASYSSFVFDMTSNWSGAEDGMWANVANWQAGGTPSSVGKAVFATGSGVALAADTQIGQMVINTPGDFTLSSASGAKLSPSLNLVTQANGAPAAHAISTPVNFPAVVTLDVGGDTSLALTGNVTGTGFYKRGAGTLSLGGANDFSGTLVIGGGTTLVSGTNLTSAASVLDMKNSKLVLQGSNRFESEFQAKLSGTSILGQSAVLQLGDADSGGITQTFAQLNAAKPQYVKDLNPNPQTEPPVYVVGGNAAISMLTLKGGLYSGYLGGDGANENNLALNVEGALTLQGTSTYTGDTVIKAGGTLQANREIALSPNSNLVLDGGTLALGGFSYQTPGGVNDAGITINESLGTFTRSIGTGPGEVRIASGGSFKAIGGNRTLNFGGNGAQLVWGQPGFVAEGAPLVLSSDNTSKITLANAIDLGSSSRTIQVEANATAELSGLLSGSGSLNKTGVGALFVTGVNEFTGPIRIEAGQVRVNDIGDEGPGTGFGNSTGAGSIVLAGGGADGWNGGILSYTGSEFSSTNRLFTVGGNAGSISNDGTGTIHFTNTGAVAFDNAGPVTLELRGGNNNRNRFDPLISDNGEFKTSLRKGGTGAGGTGGYWMIGNEANSYTGPTLVISGVLEVTKLADGGVASSIGASRSEPANLKFFRGGLSYTGAGDTTDRLFCVANGTTSPVFYASRIDSSGTGPLAFTNTGSIGFTDVNGNAQAIGNGGWLALGGLNTGDNFLSARIGGSTAGSARFTKDGAGKWSLTNPGNTYVGITEVNGGTLGIRKIGNGGIPVVMNTTQNSTATTVTSATGLMVGQSVEGPGIPAGTTITEINGTAVTLSQAATVTYASGTNRNKIAGVGSSIGISTNVATNLVINGGTLQYQGEGDSSDRRFTIGVNGGGFDASGTGTVILNNAAAVTYTGTAARTLSLSGSNPGDNTLAAAIGNAGTGVVSVVKSGAGTWVLSGSNTYTGDTTVTAGTLAVTAGGFADTSDLTVAEGATLKLDYPDGTPDSVATLTLGGKLAVSGIWGAEGSGAAHTSPLITGTGLLNVASGPFELWSAQIQEEGARDRDQDADGDGHTNLAEFLFGSAPDASSAALVDAVHAGGNLVLRWNELLSGGIYQLQESGALDNGAWQPSAITPVEAADQSGVPAGHVRKEAIVPLDGDRRFLRVNGTEN, encoded by the coding sequence ATGACCACGACACGATCCGCTCTCATCACGACTGCCCTCATCGCCTTCGCCCAAGTGGCGCCTGCCGCAGAGATCCCGGCAGGTCTCACTTGGCTGCCTTCCGATCCACTGGATATCACGTTGTCCGGGAACAAGGCCTACGATCTCTGGCTGAACCTGGCGGGCTCCGCGAATATGAGCCGCCAGGCTCCCTTCATCATGGGTGGGATCGACTACGGTCTCCTGCCTTACAACATCAACGGCTATGCCGGCGGCGGGATGTTCCCCGGTATGACGATGTGGGCTCCCTATGCGTCACAGTTCGGGACGAGCACCACGGCCGGACAGCTGATCAAGACAGCCAATGGCACCGGTGGTGGCCCCTATCCGGCGAATTCCTCGATGTATTTCGGCGGGGCTAGCCCTCAATCAAACGTCAACGGCGGGTCCCTCGCTGCGAAGGGTCACGCAATTCCGGCGGTGAAGACGGTGACTTTCCAATTTTCCATCGGTGAAGCCTACGGCTACTCGCTCTGGGATGCGGATGGCGATGGCATCGGCGCCAACGACATGCCGAAGCTGAAGGTCTTCAATGCCAGCGGCGAGCTCATCACCACGTTGGCCCCGAACTACGCGGAGGTCATCAAGAAGGCCTATAACGGTAGCATGGAGATGCCACCGGGCTCGGGTCTGGATGAGGATATCTACATCAATACCTTCGGGCTGCAGTGGAATCTCGCCGTGGTGGAGCAGGAGATCGCTTCCTTCCAAGTGGATTGGACCGGTGTGCAGCACGCCCAGCTCTGGTCCCTGCGCCTCGATCAATCGGACGCGAGCTATAGCAGCTTTGTCTTCGACATGACCTCGAATTGGTCCGGTGCCGAGGACGGCATGTGGGCGAATGTTGCGAACTGGCAGGCGGGCGGCACTCCTTCCTCCGTAGGGAAAGCGGTCTTTGCCACGGGTAGCGGTGTCGCCCTCGCCGCGGATACGCAGATTGGCCAGATGGTCATCAATACGCCGGGAGATTTCACCCTGAGTTCGGCCAGCGGAGCGAAGCTTTCTCCGAGCCTGAATCTCGTTACCCAGGCAAATGGAGCACCCGCGGCGCATGCCATCAGCACGCCGGTGAATTTTCCTGCGGTCGTCACGCTGGATGTGGGCGGGGATACATCGCTGGCACTCACCGGAAATGTCACGGGGACCGGCTTCTACAAGCGGGGCGCCGGCACGCTTAGTTTAGGCGGCGCGAATGACTTCAGCGGGACGCTCGTCATCGGCGGAGGGACAACCTTGGTTAGCGGCACGAACCTCACTTCGGCCGCCTCCGTGTTGGACATGAAGAATTCCAAGCTGGTGCTCCAAGGCAGCAATCGCTTCGAAAGCGAGTTCCAAGCCAAGCTCTCAGGGACCTCGATCCTCGGTCAATCCGCGGTGCTCCAACTCGGTGACGCGGATAGCGGTGGCATCACGCAGACCTTCGCGCAGTTAAACGCTGCGAAGCCGCAATATGTAAAGGATCTGAACCCGAATCCTCAGACCGAGCCGCCGGTTTATGTCGTGGGCGGCAACGCCGCGATCTCCATGCTCACGCTGAAGGGTGGCCTCTACTCCGGATATCTCGGGGGTGACGGCGCGAACGAAAATAACCTCGCCCTGAATGTCGAGGGGGCGCTCACCTTGCAAGGAACCAGCACCTACACCGGAGACACGGTAATCAAGGCCGGCGGTACGCTGCAGGCAAACCGGGAGATCGCGCTTTCCCCGAACAGCAATCTGGTGCTGGACGGCGGGACCTTGGCACTTGGTGGTTTCAGCTACCAGACCCCCGGAGGCGTGAACGACGCCGGCATCACGATCAATGAATCACTCGGTACCTTTACCCGCAGCATCGGCACGGGCCCCGGCGAAGTCAGGATCGCCAGCGGTGGCAGCTTCAAGGCGATAGGTGGCAATCGCACGCTCAACTTCGGGGGAAACGGTGCACAGCTCGTCTGGGGGCAGCCGGGTTTCGTGGCGGAGGGGGCGCCGCTGGTCCTTTCCTCCGACAATACCAGCAAGATCACCTTGGCGAACGCGATCGACCTAGGCTCCAGCAGTCGCACGATTCAAGTGGAGGCAAATGCAACCGCAGAGCTGAGCGGCTTGCTGAGTGGCAGCGGCAGTCTGAACAAGACCGGGGTCGGTGCGCTCTTTGTGACCGGGGTGAACGAGTTCACCGGTCCGATCCGGATCGAAGCGGGCCAAGTCCGTGTGAATGACATCGGTGATGAAGGCCCGGGCACTGGCTTCGGAAACAGCACCGGGGCAGGAAGCATCGTGCTCGCAGGGGGCGGAGCGGATGGATGGAACGGAGGGATACTCAGCTACACGGGTAGCGAGTTCTCCAGCACGAACCGTCTTTTCACGGTAGGCGGGAATGCAGGGTCGATCTCGAACGACGGCACCGGAACGATTCACTTCACGAATACGGGTGCTGTGGCATTTGATAATGCCGGTCCGGTGACGCTGGAACTGCGCGGCGGCAACAACAACCGCAACCGCTTCGATCCACTGATCTCCGATAACGGGGAATTCAAAACTTCCTTGAGGAAGGGCGGCACGGGAGCCGGTGGCACCGGTGGCTATTGGATGATCGGCAATGAGGCCAACTCCTACACAGGTCCGACTCTCGTCATCAGCGGTGTCCTCGAGGTCACGAAGCTGGCGGATGGTGGTGTGGCCAGCAGCATCGGTGCCTCACGAAGTGAGCCTGCAAACCTGAAGTTCTTCCGGGGTGGCCTCAGCTATACCGGAGCGGGTGATACGACGGATCGCTTGTTCTGCGTTGCGAACGGAACGACGAGTCCGGTCTTCTACGCCAGCCGCATCGATTCATCCGGCACGGGGCCGCTCGCCTTTACCAATACGGGGAGCATCGGCTTTACCGACGTGAATGGAAATGCTCAGGCAATCGGCAATGGGGGATGGCTGGCTCTGGGTGGATTGAATACGGGTGACAACTTCCTTTCCGCGCGCATCGGCGGATCCACTGCAGGCAGCGCGCGCTTCACGAAGGATGGTGCAGGCAAGTGGTCGCTGACGAATCCGGGCAATACCTACGTCGGTATTACCGAAGTGAATGGAGGCACCCTGGGCATCCGGAAGATCGGCAATGGCGGCATTCCGGTGGTGATGAATACCACACAGAATTCCACGGCTACCACGGTGACCAGTGCTACGGGCCTGATGGTAGGGCAGTCCGTGGAAGGTCCCGGAATCCCGGCGGGCACCACGATCACCGAGATCAATGGCACGGCCGTGACCCTGTCCCAAGCTGCCACGGTCACCTATGCGTCCGGCACGAATCGCAACAAGATCGCAGGTGTTGGCAGCAGCATCGGCATCTCCACCAATGTCGCGACGAATCTCGTGATCAATGGCGGCACGCTGCAATATCAGGGTGAAGGTGATAGTAGCGACCGCCGCTTTACCATCGGTGTGAATGGCGGCGGTTTCGACGCTTCGGGAACGGGAACAGTGATTCTTAACAATGCTGCGGCGGTGACTTACACCGGCACGGCGGCGCGCACGCTGTCCTTGAGCGGCAGCAATCCCGGCGACAACACGTTGGCTGCAGCCATCGGCAATGCGGGGACCGGCGTCGTTTCGGTGGTGAAGTCCGGCGCTGGCACGTGGGTCCTTTCGGGAAGCAACACCTACACGGGCGATACGACAGTTACCGCAGGCACTCTGGCCGTCACGGCGGGGGGCTTTGCCGATACATCCGATCTCACGGTGGCCGAAGGGGCCACGCTGAAACTGGACTATCCCGATGGCACGCCGGATTCGGTGGCGACACTGACCTTGGGCGGCAAGCTTGCGGTCTCGGGGATCTGGGGCGCAGAGGGATCGGGTGCTGCCCACACCAGTCCGTTGATCACGGGCACCGGCTTGCTGAATGTCGCAAGTGGTCCCTTCGAACTGTGGTCGGCACAGATCCAGGAGGAGGGTGCCCGCGATCGCGATCAGGATGCGGACGGTGATGGTCACACAAATCTTGCCGAGTTCCTCTTCGGTTCGGCTCCAGATGCTTCGAGTGCCGCTTTGGTCGATGCGGTTCACGCCGGCGGAAATTTGGTCCTGCGGTGGAACGAATTGCTCAGTGGCGGTATTTACCAACTCCAGGAAAGCGGCGCCCTTGATAACGGAGCTTGGCAGCCAAGCGCCATCACCCCGGTGGAAGCTGCTGATCAAAGCGGTGTTCCTGCGGGCCATGTCCGGAAGGAGGCCATCGTGCCGCTTGATGGGGATCGCCGCTTCCTGCGCGTGAACGGCACCGAGAATTGA
- a CDS encoding TonB-dependent hemoglobin/transferrin/lactoferrin family receptor has product MVADARAQDAADAVSGEEVVALEDGDKAVDSGSVVDGLDEIVVVANRTEQRWLDVAGTITRVDKEEMQETGVEDLGSIVKYDPTVVVPFDMTTGDGAVAYAATGSASFNIRGTEGNRVGVEVDGIRQPPEYVSTSFDAGAETGAGGMGRDYFDPAMFQLVEILKGGASALYGSDAMGGMVSMKTLEAADLLGDKDWGGLARTQYFSRNEGLAWQTGGAFRKDNFDFLLMYAGRDGEETANNGYIPPDPMEVESSAWLAKAGYTIGDHRFLLTFENYERNVYAEMRSALHPKIEMFNIFKKSIENWQDVERQRLSLNWDWQPQNALVDGLQTHLYWQDSSSASRNRSTNPPRQTGFPPEWGISETEGRNRRQRIDFETEIYGLTSIARREIDLFGVKHQFLAGIDLSQENSSNRFNRLETDGVVLPNPDGGLPIVSTQRTVSDRISFAPSETYRLGLFLQDEIRPREKLVVTPGLRFDYHQIDVDLAQDYMDRLSNLLGAGLQPSSGYDNFSISPRLDIVYETTEHTRVYAGYGMGIRNPTAEELTMIFDHPSGGYQQITVPNPDLSEEISHAFKLGYKGEADLGRFAIEGFFTKYQDFIENNVPVGFLPDGTGLSTTKNVGEAIIYGFEASAEWNMGESYDKLTGWSLGLNTGRAYGENETKDTALNTVEPWKTVGWLGYQDVNEKFGARLLGTYTAAVTRTDDTTMNGRMFHPPAWFTLDLIAWYRPAEGVTINAGLNNIFDEKYWNWSSVRRSGGHMGLDTFGGQAGSVDDRTTAPGRNFYLSATYEF; this is encoded by the coding sequence ATGGTAGCGGATGCTCGGGCGCAAGATGCGGCCGACGCCGTTTCCGGGGAGGAGGTCGTCGCTCTGGAAGATGGCGACAAGGCGGTGGACAGCGGAAGCGTGGTTGACGGGCTGGATGAGATCGTGGTGGTGGCGAATCGGACCGAGCAGCGCTGGCTGGATGTGGCGGGAACCATCACCCGTGTCGATAAGGAGGAGATGCAGGAAACGGGCGTCGAGGATCTGGGTAGCATCGTGAAATACGATCCCACCGTGGTCGTGCCCTTTGACATGACTACCGGCGATGGAGCCGTGGCCTATGCGGCGACGGGCTCGGCGAGCTTTAACATTCGCGGCACCGAGGGGAATCGGGTCGGCGTCGAGGTGGATGGTATCCGCCAGCCGCCTGAGTATGTCTCCACGTCTTTTGACGCGGGCGCGGAAACCGGGGCCGGTGGCATGGGCCGCGATTACTTCGATCCTGCGATGTTCCAGCTCGTGGAGATTCTGAAAGGCGGTGCCAGCGCACTCTATGGCAGTGATGCCATGGGTGGGATGGTCTCGATGAAGACGCTCGAAGCTGCCGATTTGCTTGGTGACAAAGATTGGGGCGGCTTGGCGCGCACCCAGTATTTCTCGCGGAATGAAGGCCTCGCTTGGCAAACGGGTGGCGCATTCCGGAAGGACAACTTTGACTTCCTGCTCATGTATGCCGGTCGCGATGGCGAGGAGACGGCGAACAACGGCTACATCCCGCCCGATCCGATGGAAGTCGAAAGCAGCGCGTGGCTTGCCAAGGCAGGCTACACGATTGGCGATCACCGTTTTCTGCTCACCTTCGAGAACTACGAGCGAAACGTCTATGCGGAGATGCGGAGCGCGCTGCATCCGAAGATCGAGATGTTCAACATCTTCAAGAAAAGCATCGAGAACTGGCAGGACGTCGAGCGCCAGCGCCTCAGCTTGAATTGGGATTGGCAGCCGCAGAATGCCTTGGTGGACGGTCTGCAGACCCATCTCTACTGGCAGGACTCGAGCAGTGCGAGCCGCAACCGGAGCACGAATCCGCCGCGCCAAACGGGCTTCCCTCCGGAGTGGGGAATCAGTGAAACGGAAGGGCGGAATCGCCGCCAGCGGATTGATTTTGAAACGGAGATCTACGGGCTCACGTCGATCGCGCGCCGCGAAATCGATCTCTTCGGCGTGAAGCACCAGTTCCTCGCGGGAATCGATCTGTCCCAGGAGAACTCCAGCAATCGCTTCAACCGTCTGGAGACGGATGGCGTGGTGCTTCCCAATCCCGACGGCGGCCTGCCGATCGTCTCGACGCAGCGCACGGTCTCCGATCGCATTTCCTTCGCACCCTCGGAGACTTATCGCCTCGGTCTCTTCCTTCAGGATGAGATCCGACCTCGCGAGAAGCTGGTCGTCACTCCCGGGCTTCGCTTCGACTATCACCAGATCGACGTGGACTTGGCACAGGATTACATGGACCGTCTTTCGAATCTATTGGGTGCAGGGCTCCAGCCATCCAGCGGCTACGATAACTTCAGTATCTCGCCACGCCTCGATATCGTTTACGAGACGACTGAGCATACCCGCGTTTACGCCGGATACGGAATGGGGATCCGAAATCCCACTGCCGAAGAGCTGACGATGATCTTTGATCACCCATCCGGCGGGTATCAGCAGATCACGGTTCCCAATCCCGATCTTTCCGAAGAAATCAGCCATGCCTTCAAGCTTGGCTACAAGGGGGAGGCGGATTTGGGACGCTTCGCCATCGAGGGCTTCTTCACGAAATATCAGGACTTCATCGAGAACAACGTGCCCGTTGGCTTCCTGCCGGATGGTACCGGCCTCTCGACCACCAAGAACGTCGGCGAAGCGATCATCTATGGATTCGAAGCCAGTGCGGAATGGAACATGGGCGAAAGCTACGACAAGCTCACCGGTTGGTCGCTCGGCCTGAATACCGGCAGGGCCTACGGTGAGAACGAGACCAAGGACACCGCGCTCAATACCGTGGAACCGTGGAAGACCGTAGGCTGGCTGGGCTATCAGGATGTGAATGAGAAATTCGGCGCACGCTTGCTGGGCACCTACACCGCCGCGGTGACCCGCACGGATGACACCACCATGAACGGCCGGATGTTCCATCCGCCCGCGTGGTTCACCCTGGATCTCATCGCATGGTATCGTCCTGCGGAAGGAGTGACGATCAATGCCGGCCTGAACAACATCTTCGACGAGAAGTATTGGAACTGGTCTTCGGTACGCCGCAGTGGAGGCCACATGGGGCTTGATACCTTCGGCGGCCAAGCGGGTTCGGTGGACGATCGGACGACGGCACCGGGTAGGAACTTCTATCTCTCCGCGACGTACGAGTTCTGA
- a CDS encoding RNA polymerase sigma factor, whose product MSSLPCPDDSLLAKQAREGSSAAFGTLVYRYHGRVFAFLLTLTRHRQDAEDLTQETFVRAWKKFHRYDSSQPLLPWLFTLARRLSIAALRRSKPLPHDLPQPEPSSENDDALWLWEVAKRELGPDAYSALWLHYREDLPVKNVAKILGKREGAVKVLLHRARKTLAEAAKARPPELPKPIPAFR is encoded by the coding sequence ATGAGCTCTCTCCCTTGCCCCGATGATTCTCTCCTCGCGAAACAAGCGAGAGAGGGATCATCGGCGGCATTCGGAACGCTGGTCTATCGATATCACGGACGTGTTTTCGCCTTCCTCCTGACGCTGACCCGACATCGGCAGGATGCGGAAGATCTCACGCAAGAGACCTTCGTTCGGGCGTGGAAGAAGTTTCACCGCTATGATTCCTCACAACCCTTGCTTCCTTGGCTCTTTACCTTGGCACGCCGGTTATCGATCGCAGCCTTGCGACGGTCGAAGCCCTTGCCTCACGATTTGCCACAGCCAGAGCCTTCTTCGGAGAACGACGACGCATTGTGGCTCTGGGAAGTAGCAAAACGCGAGCTCGGTCCCGACGCTTACAGCGCGCTGTGGCTTCATTACCGCGAGGACCTGCCGGTGAAGAACGTCGCGAAAATCCTCGGCAAGCGCGAGGGGGCAGTGAAGGTGCTTCTACACCGCGCCCGAAAGACCCTGGCCGAAGCTGCAAAAGCTCGTCCGCCCGAGTTGCCCAAACCCATCCCTGCCTTCCGATGA
- a CDS encoding sensor histidine kinase, with the protein MLLHPATASGVCASMQFSPPVLALLVALIPFVSGAAPLTTAKEIRALSPDKAAQGLPVELSGVITFANEPAITLFVHDGDSGIFIEQPVQGAATWPRTGDRVSVKGVTGKGLFVPVIAAPQIAVQGNQPLPGARSITGEDLGQPDLDCDWVSIEAQVKEVLMNDGDVVFECQAGPCEFHALIEGPLPPESVPWGLAESRVRIRGVVATIFNASRQMTRRFMRVNALDDVKPLDRGTAEAEPRLIGADELFRFHGAGPEDLVRLRGTTMLALPGRGLFLRTDAGGIWVQTAQPVDAKPGTLVEVEGWPRVGAMKPIIRARGAKVIGEGEIPPPLHLRAREVLHAKHESELVSLDAELLDVFRGEDGTTLELRDSGVVFRGLLAETDGALPDFIAGSTLRVAGIAQITSAGAFAPLQEEDKLLVRLRSPGDIRVVALPSWWTTRRVVVAAGSIIAGMLGIYAVARARRRGEQETQRREFEAVLAERGRFAREIHDSLAQGLTSISLQLECVRDEISADPGRAKGHLETARGLVRDSLREARRTVWNLRPLALGEADLATALQRFAEDLTRSGGTTCSQQIEGSPRPLPAEHEAALLRIGQESLTNAVRHSAAEKIVLRLRYGDDWVTLSVRDDGKGFDVAERVGKGFGLAGMHERVEALRGSLSIDSKPGEGTEVSATLPT; encoded by the coding sequence ATGCTCTTGCATCCTGCGACGGCTTCGGGTGTCTGTGCCAGCATGCAGTTCTCCCCTCCCGTGTTGGCCTTGCTGGTGGCGCTGATACCTTTCGTTTCAGGTGCGGCTCCGCTGACCACCGCGAAGGAGATCCGCGCCCTGTCTCCGGACAAGGCGGCACAAGGACTGCCCGTGGAATTGAGCGGGGTCATTACTTTTGCCAATGAACCGGCGATTACCCTTTTCGTCCACGATGGGGACTCGGGCATCTTCATCGAGCAACCCGTCCAAGGGGCCGCCACATGGCCCAGGACCGGCGATCGTGTTTCGGTGAAAGGGGTCACGGGAAAAGGGCTCTTCGTTCCAGTCATTGCCGCCCCGCAGATCGCGGTGCAAGGTAACCAACCACTCCCCGGGGCGCGATCGATCACCGGTGAAGATCTCGGTCAGCCGGATCTCGATTGCGATTGGGTATCCATTGAGGCGCAGGTGAAGGAGGTCCTGATGAATGACGGTGATGTTGTCTTCGAGTGTCAGGCCGGACCTTGTGAATTCCACGCGCTTATCGAGGGTCCGCTTCCGCCCGAGTCCGTGCCATGGGGACTTGCTGAAAGCCGGGTGCGGATCCGCGGGGTGGTGGCGACGATTTTCAATGCCAGCCGCCAGATGACGCGGCGCTTCATGCGGGTGAATGCGCTGGACGATGTGAAGCCGCTCGATCGTGGAACCGCGGAGGCAGAGCCCCGCCTGATCGGTGCGGACGAACTCTTCCGCTTTCATGGTGCCGGGCCGGAGGACTTGGTGCGTCTCCGGGGGACCACCATGCTCGCTTTGCCGGGGCGCGGGCTTTTCCTGCGCACCGATGCGGGGGGAATCTGGGTGCAGACCGCCCAACCGGTGGATGCAAAGCCCGGAACCTTGGTCGAGGTGGAAGGCTGGCCGCGTGTGGGTGCGATGAAGCCGATCATCCGCGCCCGTGGCGCAAAGGTGATCGGGGAAGGGGAGATCCCGCCACCGCTGCACCTTCGCGCCCGCGAAGTCCTGCACGCGAAGCATGAATCCGAATTGGTATCCCTTGATGCAGAGCTGCTCGATGTTTTCCGAGGGGAAGATGGCACCACTCTCGAACTGAGGGATTCCGGGGTGGTCTTCCGTGGTCTGCTCGCGGAAACTGATGGGGCATTGCCGGACTTCATTGCGGGTTCCACTCTCAGAGTGGCGGGTATCGCCCAGATTACCTCGGCCGGTGCCTTTGCGCCCTTGCAGGAAGAGGACAAGCTCTTGGTCCGCCTGCGCTCGCCGGGGGATATCCGGGTGGTAGCCCTCCCTTCATGGTGGACCACCCGTCGTGTGGTCGTTGCCGCTGGCTCGATCATCGCGGGGATGCTCGGTATCTATGCTGTTGCGCGCGCAAGGCGCCGGGGTGAACAGGAAACACAGCGTCGCGAATTCGAAGCGGTGCTTGCGGAGCGCGGAAGATTCGCGAGGGAGATCCATGATTCCCTTGCACAGGGGCTCACATCCATTTCCTTGCAACTGGAATGCGTCCGCGACGAGATCAGCGCGGATCCCGGCCGAGCGAAGGGTCACTTGGAAACGGCACGCGGCTTGGTACGCGATAGCCTGCGCGAGGCACGCCGCACCGTCTGGAATCTGCGCCCCCTTGCCTTAGGCGAGGCGGACCTGGCCACCGCCTTGCAGCGCTTCGCCGAAGATCTCACACGTAGCGGGGGCACGACTTGCAGCCAGCAGATCGAGGGTTCTCCCCGCCCGCTGCCGGCGGAGCATGAGGCGGCACTGCTACGCATCGGCCAGGAATCGCTGACCAATGCGGTGCGGCACTCTGCTGCGGAGAAGATCGTGCTGCGGCTCCGCTACGGCGACGATTGGGTCACGCTTTCCGTGCGGGATGATGGAAAGGGCTTTGATGTCGCGGAACGGGTTGGCAAAGGTTTCGGACTTGCGGGAATGCATGAACGGGTCGAAGCGCTGCGTGGCAGCCTTTCGATCGACAGCAAGCCCGGCGAGGGAACCGAAGTCTCTGCCACCCTGCCCACCTGA
- a CDS encoding response regulator, with protein MKPIRIILADDHPPLRAGLAAILNSHPDLEVMAEAGSGRDVMELQERADVYVMDLRMPDGDGLQTIKSLVARDPSKKVLVLTTYDNEEDIFHALEAGARGYLLKDTTKEEIIAAVRQIHSGERYLPQAVAARLADRLVRPSLTPRELDVLRLVSRGRSNKEMAAAMFISEETVKTHMKSLFQKLGVHDRAEAVSVSLQRGLIRL; from the coding sequence ATGAAACCCATCCGCATCATCCTTGCCGACGATCATCCGCCCCTGCGTGCCGGGCTGGCGGCCATCCTGAACAGTCATCCCGACCTGGAAGTCATGGCGGAAGCCGGAAGCGGCCGCGACGTGATGGAACTGCAGGAACGGGCTGATGTTTACGTCATGGACCTGCGCATGCCGGACGGCGATGGCCTGCAGACGATCAAGTCGCTGGTTGCCCGGGATCCGTCCAAGAAGGTGCTGGTGCTGACCACCTATGACAACGAGGAGGACATCTTCCATGCTTTGGAAGCCGGTGCTCGTGGCTATCTTCTGAAAGACACCACGAAGGAAGAAATCATCGCGGCGGTGCGGCAGATCCATTCCGGCGAGCGCTACTTGCCCCAAGCCGTGGCCGCTCGCCTGGCGGACCGCCTGGTGCGTCCGAGCCTCACTCCGCGGGAACTCGATGTATTGCGCCTGGTGTCACGCGGTCGTTCCAACAAGGAGATGGCTGCGGCGATGTTCATCTCCGAGGAAACGGTGAAGACTCACATGAAATCGCTATTTCAGAAGCTGGGCGTGCATGATCGCGCGGAAGCGGTGTCCGTGTCCCTGCAGCGCGGATTGATCCGGCTTTGA